The following are encoded in a window of Pseudomonas sp. St316 genomic DNA:
- a CDS encoding ABC transporter substrate-binding protein, with protein MFKRSFASRLALALSLTAAAFTVQADNEQYFPLQSYRVGPYAAGGTGFFGGFIDYLKYVNTNGGVNGVKLTWSECETEYVVEKGVECYERLKKGLNGAPAAATNPLSVGIAYATLERSTADKLPLITINHGRTDSTDGSVFPYVFPLQLNPYSEVSAIINYIGQRAGGLEKLKGLKIVTLYHGSPYGKETNEVLQTLADKYGFALTLLEVPHPGNEQQSQWLNIRREKPDWVILRGWGVMNPVALKTAQKVGFPADHIIGNIWSNSEDDAAPAGAAAKGFIAITTHPSGTDFPVLQGIKKQVVDAGHGDLADPKRFGTVYYNLGVVNGILNVEALRIAQQKFGKQPLTGEQVRWGFENLKLDDARLKELGALGLVQPLQLSCSDHEGGGAVRFQQWDGTQWKLISDWVQADRALLRPIIEASSQQYAREKGITPRDCSKES; from the coding sequence ATGTTCAAACGATCATTCGCCAGCCGCCTGGCACTGGCCCTGAGCCTCACCGCCGCGGCCTTCACCGTCCAGGCCGACAACGAACAATACTTCCCGCTGCAAAGCTATCGCGTCGGCCCTTATGCGGCCGGCGGCACCGGTTTTTTTGGCGGCTTCATCGACTACCTCAAGTACGTCAACACCAATGGCGGCGTGAACGGCGTCAAGCTGACGTGGAGCGAGTGCGAAACCGAATACGTGGTCGAAAAAGGCGTCGAGTGCTACGAGCGCCTGAAGAAAGGTTTGAACGGCGCGCCAGCAGCGGCCACCAACCCGTTGTCGGTGGGTATTGCCTACGCGACGCTGGAGCGTTCGACGGCCGACAAGCTGCCGCTGATCACCATCAACCACGGTCGCACGGACTCCACCGATGGCAGCGTGTTTCCCTATGTCTTCCCGTTGCAGTTGAACCCGTATTCCGAAGTGTCGGCGATCATCAATTACATCGGCCAGCGGGCCGGCGGGCTGGAAAAACTCAAGGGCCTGAAGATCGTCACCCTGTATCACGGCTCGCCCTACGGCAAGGAAACCAACGAGGTGTTGCAAACCCTGGCCGACAAGTACGGCTTTGCGCTGACCTTGCTGGAGGTGCCGCACCCGGGCAACGAGCAACAATCGCAATGGCTGAATATCCGTCGGGAAAAACCCGATTGGGTGATCCTGCGCGGTTGGGGCGTGATGAACCCGGTGGCGCTGAAAACCGCGCAGAAAGTCGGTTTCCCGGCCGATCACATCATCGGCAATATCTGGAGCAATTCCGAGGATGATGCCGCGCCGGCCGGTGCCGCGGCCAAGGGTTTCATCGCGATCACCACGCACCCATCGGGCACGGATTTCCCGGTGTTGCAGGGCATCAAGAAACAAGTGGTCGACGCCGGCCATGGCGACCTGGCCGACCCCAAGCGTTTCGGCACGGTGTATTACAACCTCGGCGTGGTCAACGGCATTCTTAACGTGGAAGCGCTGCGCATTGCCCAGCAGAAATTCGGCAAGCAACCCCTGACCGGCGAGCAAGTGCGCTGGGGCTTCGAGAACCTCAAGCTCGACGACGCCCGACTCAAGGAGCTCGGGGCGTTGGGCCTGGTGCAGCCGTTGCAGTTGTCGTGCTCGGACCATGAAGGCGGTGGTGCGGTGCGCTTCCAGCAATGGGACGGTACGCAGTGGAAGCTGATCAGTGACTGGGTCCAGGCCGACCGCGCCTTGCTGCGGCCGATCATCGAAGCGTCTTCGCAGCAGTACGCCCGGGAAAAAGGCATTACCCCGCGTGATTGCAGCAAGGAATCCTGA
- a CDS encoding branched-chain amino acid ABC transporter permease: MFYQEAGQFNTRYAQDRRVFALRQDRHGLVALLLFAFVVVPWLGNDYWFSAILIPFLVLSLAGLGLNLLTGYAGQLSLGSAAFMAVGAFATYNLEVRLAGLPLLVSIALGGLTAALVAVLFGLPSLRIKGFYLLVSTLAAQFFVTWALTRFSWFSNNSASGVISAPRLDVFGVNLDAPAGRYLLTLTVVVALFWLGKNLVRSELGRNWMAVRDMDTAAAVIGIALAKTKLLAFAISGFFLGVAGALWAFAYLGTVEPHGFDLNRSFQILFIIIIGGLGSLLGNFLGAAFMVLFPVLLSNLVSLLPGGLVDAGQVENLQKMIFGALIILFLIKEPEGLARLWQRFRQRARLWPLRY; the protein is encoded by the coding sequence ATGTTTTATCAAGAAGCAGGCCAGTTCAACACCCGCTATGCCCAGGACCGCCGGGTCTTCGCGCTGCGCCAGGACCGTCACGGGCTGGTCGCGTTGCTGCTGTTTGCCTTCGTCGTGGTGCCTTGGCTGGGCAATGACTACTGGTTCAGCGCGATCCTGATTCCGTTCCTGGTGCTGTCCCTGGCGGGGTTGGGGCTCAACTTGCTCACTGGCTATGCCGGGCAGCTGTCCCTCGGTTCAGCGGCATTCATGGCGGTGGGCGCCTTTGCCACCTACAACCTCGAAGTGCGGCTCGCGGGCTTGCCGTTGTTGGTCAGTATTGCCCTGGGCGGGTTGACGGCGGCGCTGGTGGCGGTGCTGTTCGGCCTGCCAAGCCTGCGCATCAAGGGTTTCTACCTGCTGGTCTCGACCCTGGCGGCGCAGTTCTTCGTGACCTGGGCGCTGACTCGGTTCAGCTGGTTTTCCAATAACAGCGCCTCGGGCGTGATCAGCGCGCCGCGCCTGGACGTTTTCGGGGTCAACCTCGACGCGCCGGCCGGTCGCTATCTGCTGACCCTGACGGTGGTGGTGGCGCTGTTCTGGCTGGGCAAGAACCTGGTGCGCAGCGAGTTGGGGCGCAACTGGATGGCGGTGCGCGACATGGACACCGCCGCCGCAGTCATCGGCATTGCATTGGCAAAAACCAAGCTGTTGGCGTTCGCCATCAGCGGTTTTTTCCTCGGCGTGGCCGGCGCGCTCTGGGCCTTCGCTTACCTGGGTACGGTGGAGCCCCACGGCTTCGACCTCAATCGGTCGTTCCAGATCCTGTTCATCATCATTATCGGCGGCCTCGGCAGCCTGCTGGGCAACTTCCTGGGCGCGGCGTTCATGGTGCTGTTCCCGGTGTTGCTCTCGAACCTGGTGTCGCTGCTGCCCGGTGGGCTGGTGGACGCCGGCCAGGTGGAGAACCTGCAGAAGATGATATTTGGCGCCCTGATCATTCTGTTCCTGATCAAGGAACCAGAGGGCCTTGCGCGCCTCTGGCAGAGATTTCGCCAGCGCGCTCGGCTGTGGCCGTTGCGCTACTGA
- a CDS encoding branched-chain amino acid ABC transporter permease — protein MEFFFEVLIGGLLAGVMYALVAIGFVLIYKASGVFNFAQGAMVLFSALTFVSLLERGVPFWLAFLISLAAMVLIAVAVERVVLRPLVNRSPITLFMATLGLSYVIEGFAQALWGAQVHGLELGISDEPLELGGMLLSQFDIFAALTAAFLVLLLSWLFNKTRLGLSLRAVADDPLAALAVGIRLQRVWVVVWAVAGFVGLVAGLLWGARLGVQFSLSLVVLKALPVLIIGGFTSITGAIVGGLIIGASEKLAEVYLGPFIGSGIENWFPYGLALLFLLVRPAGLFGERAIERV, from the coding sequence ATGGAATTTTTCTTTGAAGTATTGATCGGCGGGTTGTTGGCGGGGGTGATGTACGCCTTGGTGGCCATCGGTTTTGTGCTGATCTACAAGGCCTCCGGGGTGTTCAATTTCGCCCAGGGCGCGATGGTGCTGTTCTCGGCGTTGACTTTCGTCAGCCTGCTGGAACGCGGTGTGCCGTTCTGGCTGGCGTTCCTCATCAGCCTGGCGGCCATGGTGTTGATCGCCGTGGCCGTGGAGCGTGTGGTGCTGCGCCCGTTGGTCAACCGCTCGCCGATCACGCTGTTCATGGCCACCCTCGGGCTGTCCTACGTCATCGAAGGGTTCGCCCAGGCGCTGTGGGGCGCCCAGGTGCATGGCCTGGAACTGGGCATCAGTGATGAACCGCTGGAACTGGGTGGGATGTTGTTGTCGCAGTTCGACATTTTTGCCGCGCTGACGGCGGCGTTCCTGGTGTTGCTGTTGTCCTGGCTGTTCAACAAGACCCGGCTTGGGCTGTCGTTGCGGGCGGTGGCCGATGACCCGCTGGCAGCACTGGCCGTGGGCATCCGCTTGCAGCGGGTGTGGGTGGTGGTGTGGGCGGTGGCGGGGTTTGTCGGGTTGGTCGCCGGGCTGCTCTGGGGTGCTCGCCTGGGTGTGCAGTTCTCGCTCTCGCTGGTGGTGCTCAAGGCCTTGCCGGTGCTGATCATCGGCGGCTTCACCTCCATCACCGGCGCGATTGTCGGCGGCTTGATCATCGGCGCCTCGGAGAAGCTGGCGGAGGTTTATCTCGGGCCCTTCATCGGCAGCGGCATCGAGAACTGGTTTCCCTACGGGCTGGCGTTGCTGTTTTTGCTGGTGCGTCCAGCGGGGTTGTTTGGCGAACGGGCCATCGAACGGGTTTAG